Within Claveliimonas bilis, the genomic segment GGCTTTTGACGGCGGGAGCCATCATGGGAAGTATGATGAAAAACGATACAGATATGCTGACCCTTCAGATCAGAGGGGACGGGCCGCTGGGAGGGATTACTGTAACAGCCGACAGCCATGCCAATGTCAAAGGATATGTGCTGAATCCGGATGTAATGCTGCCGCCCAAAAACGGTAAGCTTGACGTAGGGGGAGCAGTAGGGATCGGTCTTTTGACAGTCATCAAGGATATGGGGTTAAAGGAGCCTTATTCCGGGCAGACCATCCTTGTGACAAGTGAGATTGCAGAGGACCTGACCTATTATTTTGCCAATTCAGAGCAGGTCCCTTCCTCTGTCGGACTGGGTGTTCTTATGGATAAAGACAATACAGTAAAATGCGCGGGAGGATTCATTATCCAGCTTATGCCTTTTGCAGAGAACAAGACCATAGACCAGCTGGAGGAAAATCTGAAA encodes:
- the hslO gene encoding Hsp33 family molecular chaperone HslO, which encodes MTDYIVRATAAEGQIRAFAAVTKDTVEEARRRHGTSPVATAALGRLLTAGAIMGSMMKNDTDMLTLQIRGDGPLGGITVTADSHANVKGYVLNPDVMLPPKNGKLDVGGAVGIGLLTVIKDMGLKEPYSGQTILVTSEIAEDLTYYFANSEQVPSSVGLGVLMDKDNTVKCAGGFIIQLMPFAENKTIDQLEENLKKVTSVTKLLDAGYTPQQLLEELLGGMGLEITDTMPARFYCNCSKERVEQAVVSIGKKDIEEMIKEGKDIEVKCHFCNTAYKYTIDELKEILKRSK